In Raphanus sativus cultivar WK10039 chromosome 5, ASM80110v3, whole genome shotgun sequence, the following proteins share a genomic window:
- the LOC130495256 gene encoding uncharacterized protein LOC130495256, with product MVTLKIEICIEFVKLTVDLVAAMAESIEVAFRHRPPPLIPYSAGVNRPRSNYSAVPIPLIGFL from the coding sequence ATGGTGACTCTAAAGATTGAGATTTGCATCGAGTTTGTGAAACTAACCGTTGATCTTGTCGCCGCCATGGCAGAATCAATCGAAGTAGCTTTCCGTCACCGTCCTCCGCCGCTGATTCCATACTCAGCGGGGGTGAACCGTCCGCGGAGTAATTACTCCGCCGTTCCCATTCCTCTCATAGGATTTCTGTAA